In Lycium barbarum isolate Lr01 chromosome 9, ASM1917538v2, whole genome shotgun sequence, the DNA window GATAGTGGATAGGAGGGTAGATTTATGTTTTGGACTTCGAGAGGAGTTGTAGCCCTACCTGGTAGGTATGCAAGCTTTCTCAATGGTCTGTACAGTATTACATTTGTGTAAGTTTTTCCTAGTTCTAGTGATTAATAAAGTTTTTTCGTTCACCAAGAAAAAGATTCAAAAATCTCTTTTTAGTTTTTAAATTTTATGTCCAGTCAAAATAAGATACTTAAATAGAACTGGGGAGTAATATTTTGGGGGTTTTATGTCCTTTGGCTTCTTGTCCCTACAAGCCTAAAACGAAGGCTAAATCCCACAATCTTTGACTATCAACTACTCCCTCTGTTCTAAAATGAttgttctccttttttttttagtctgtccaaAAAGATTATTTTCTTTCTAtacttagaaataatttaactttatgagatgaatTACAGCCACACACATATCTAACGCTTGTTTTGAACCacacattttaaaaatatttttttattttttaaactttatgTCAAGTTAAAAAAGACAATCTTTTTGAACGTAACGAGTAGTTCCCATGAGACATGAGTCAACTCAGAACTCAGTGTCTGTTGTCTGTGTCTGTTAGTCCTTGTGATCACAACCTCTAACTGGGATCAGACAATGTGAACTTTTGACTTTCACATCCTATAACTTTCTTTGCTTTGCCACTCCACTTTCACTTTGTTCAATTTAGCAGGTACACCTCTAATTGTTTAGAAGGAAAATCCTTGGACTATTCTTGTGTCGCGGTGGATTTGTTCTCATTGCACCAAGTCATTATTATATTCACAACCAAACAAATTAAATTAATAAATCTCCCACTGACAGGACTAATTAAATTATCTTAATGAATGAATCTTAGTAATAAGTGAGCACTATAACACTAATTTAATATCGTTTAATCACCTATATATAGCTAAATCTATGGTCTACTAACTCAAATCACAAATATTTTAATTATATATCTAATGAAAAAATTGAAGGCTCTTTGTCCGTTGGCAGACCGAAACTTGAGACAGTGGCAGCTTTTTTGCATGCCTATCCCCCTCCACACAAAAAACAAGGCAAAAACAATTCGATCAAATCCTCAAAGTTGTAATGTCATGCACATTCCCTAATTTCAAAGCAGTGTGGCATAAACATGACTCGTTATTATTATGTAAATAAGCAAAAAGCTAAACCCGGTATACTTAACTTGAAAAAtattgttgtgtatatatatgcacgtTAACTTTATTCAGATCAATCAAAGACCAAACGacgaaagacaaaaaaaaatggaagaggAAATGTCAGTGAGGGGACGTGGTGGAGGAGGGACAAAGTGTGGGCGGTGGAATCCCACAAGTGAGCAAGTCAAACTTCCAACTCACTTGTTCAGGTCAGGACTCCGTACCCCAACCACTGATCAGATACAACAGATATCTTCCCAACTTAGCTTTTATGGAAAGACTCAGAGTAAAAATGTCTTTTATTGGTTCCAAAACCATAAAGCTCGTGAAAGACAGAAACGTCATACGGTTTTCCTCGATGAACCAAAAGAGGAAGGACTCCATTTCTCATCATACCAAGACAACAATATCACTTCAACCAAACGTAAGTTACAATATCACccctttttccttttgttttcccttttcattctttttttgaCTACTTAATTAGTTAAGTCTCACCACATCCCTTACATGCAGGcctaaatatttattttttatgacCAAATATGTGTAAATATTTTTTTCCCTTTCGGCTTTTCGGGTGGCGAGATTTGAACTCAGGACTTATTGTCTGCTTTAAAGATATTATGTTAAACTGGCTatctcatctaaaagtttaaaatacttttaaaaacaagttCACATTAACTACTTAATTATATTACTAATATCTCAACACTATGTTTTATTCCTTGCAGATTTTTCAGAAATAAGCTATTTTATCCAAGGAGCCGAGCAGCTAGAAAGAGTGAAAGAGACTTTGCAACTCTTTCCACTGAATTCGTTAAATGAATCAGAGTCAGAGAAGCTGAGGTTTTTTGCAGAAGAATGCAAGGAGAACGCTGCGTTTTCATACAATATTGGGACCGAAATGGACCATCCAACATTGGATCTCCGTTTAAACTTCCTGTGATTAGGAAAAAAGCTGGTGTAATTACTGATAGCAGTAATACATATTCCTAGTATTTTAACGGTGGCCTGCAACTTTTAGGTTTTAGCATGAACATAAATTAAGTGTTGTGAGATAGAAGACTCATGCATGGATATGAAATCTTCCATCTATGAGATAACCTAGTTGACTTACAATAGGTTTTCCTAGCTTAAGTGTACCTGCAGTTGTATACATATTaggagtgtatttctgtatttCCTAGTTGTTTACTGCTTAGGACTCTACAATTACTATGTGTATAAATATAGCTAATCGTACatgatcaattcatcaataatACTCAACCTTCTCTCATCTCCACGGCTGTGTAATTctaaatggtatcagagcattaaaCACACATCTACGCTGAAAAAACCTGTTATCAGTAAACACAACAATGGCCTCAAACTCTGCCTCTTCTTCCTTGTCCCTCTCTGCTTCCTCACTGAATCACCTTGTGGCTGCTTGTCCTATCAAGCTAAAGCCTACAAACTACCTTATTTGGAGAACTCAAATCATGCGGTTGATGCAAGTCATGAAAGTGACAAAAATAGTCCATGAAAACAAGCCTGAGACAGGACCATCTGAGGACAAAGATGATACTGGAAAGGCTGCTGAtgaaaaagagaaggagaagatCTCTGAGAGCAGTTGGGATGAACAAGATGTTCTTGTGAGGACATGGATATCAGGAACAATGACTGAGGAAAGTATGTACCTCATTGTTGGATGCAACACTGCCAAAGAGATGTGAGAGTGCTTGGAGAAAGCCTAACTTCAAGCAACAAAGGATAAAGAGTTCCAACTTAAGCAACAACTGCAAAACATTAAGTTAGGGACAAAGAAACTTGATGAGTATTTGAAAGAATTCAAGGGCATATGTGATGGCCTTGCTGCTCTACACAAGCCAGTCGATGAAGATAGCGAAGTCATTAACTTTGCCAGAGGTCTAGGTTCAAAGTATAAGACCTTTAGGACTGTCATGTTGGGCACAGCTCCATATCCCATACTGAATGAATTTGTCAACTCTCTTAGAGGTTTTGACATGAGGGAAGAAGAGGAGGAGATGCCACAACAGAACTACAATATGGTTTTCACTACACAAAGAGGTAGGGGAAGaggaaacaataatcagagaagaGGAAACTCCAACTACAATTCAAGAGGAAGGGGTTTCAGACCTGCAGGACAGGCTACCACAAACCAAAACACTCAGAATAACCAAGGCATGCAGGGTTCAAATAATGGAAAAGGAAAAACTAGTACTGAGGCCTATcaaatttgtggaagaaacaatCATTTAGCCTTGAAGTGCTTTTACAGATGGGACTACTCGTATCAGGCTGAAGAAGATCTTCGTCAGGCCTTAGCTGCTGTCAACCTGCAGAATCCTACAGGTGAGGATGAAGCCATGTATATGGACTCAGGTGCCACCACACACATAACAAATACAACAGGTAATCTGTCTGATCTCCACACTTATAAAGGAACTGATAAAATAATTGTTGGGAATGGTGCACAGTTAGATATTACACACGTTGGCAATACAAAGAAATCAGGATTGCATATTAAGGATATACTTGTAGTTCCCAACATTGCAAAAAGGCTTTTGTCAATTAGTAAAATTGCAAAGGATAATTGTGCAAAACTTGAGTTTGATGAGTTTGGTTTTTCTGTTAAGGACAAGAAGTCAGGGATACTACTGGCCAAGGGACCTAATACAAAAGGACTGTATCAACTGGAAGATAACAACGTCTATGCCTTAGCAGCAACACAGGATTGGAAGAAGTCAGAGAGTATTTGGCACTCTAGATTAGGTCATCTTAGTTTGAAGTCTTTAAAATTATTGAGTAGTAGCAAGAATATTGATGTTAGAAGTTGGAATAAAGTGCCTACTGTCTGTACTAGCTGTCAGTTAGGGAAAAGTTGTAAACTTCCTTTTGATTCaagaaataaaattgagaagtTTCCTTTACATAAGATACATTGTGATCTCTAGTGTCCAGCACCAGTTGTGTCCTCTCAACATATGAAGTACTATGTGGTCTTTGTGGATGATCATACAAGATATACATGGCTTTATCCCTTAAGAAAGAAATCTGAGTTTTATGAAGTGTTTCTTAAATTCCAAAAGATGGTTGAAAAACAGTTTTCTAACACTATTAAGATATTCCAATGTGATGGAGGTGGTGAATTCATTCAGACTGATTTTGTCAAGCACTTGGAAAACTGTGGTATAATCAGGCATATATCTTGTCCAGACACCCCAGAACAAAATGGCATATCTGAAAGAAAACACAGACATATAGTAGAGACTGGATTGACACTTTTGTTTCATGCTAGATTGCCTCAGTTTCTGTGGGTTGAAGCCTTTTTGACAGCTGTGTTTTTGATAAATAGGATGTCATCTTCAGTTCTAAAGAATGAAGTTCCTTTTGTGAAGTTGCATGGTGTTGAACCAGACTATAACAGCCTGAAAGTCTTTGGTTGTAGGTGTTATCCTTATATAAAGGGACAAAACAAATTTTCACCTAAAACATACCCTTGTGTGTTCATTGGCTATAGCAGTCTACACAAGGGATATAGATGCTATCATCCACAGACTAGGAAAGTCTATGTGTCTAGACATGTTATTTTTGATGAGATTACTCTACCCTATGTTCAAACAGATCAACCAAGTGCCACAGTGTCCTCACCTCACCTAGCTACTTTCCATGAGTTCTTTCCTAATATGCAGGAACAGGCTGAGCTTTCAGGTCACAGTAACATCTCAGGGGAAGTGTTGTTAGAATCTAATAACAATGCTGAGACAAGAGATGATGTGAGCCTTGTGAAAGAACTGCAGACGACTAACACAAACACTGAGTTTGTGCATGAGCTTGCTCAAGCTGCTGCCCATGATGTGGAAGGAAATGTGACACAAGATGATAATCCTAACAGTAGTAAAGATGACACAAACAGTGTCACAAGTGATGATAATGTTCATGCAGGTGATGTTCATACAGGTGGTGATAATGCTCATacacaagaaaatggaggaaCTCAAGGTCCTAACAGTGTTGCAGTACAGGATCCACAAGGCATACAATTGGAAGTTGACCTGTCAAAATGGTTTAATGTCACTGGAGATAGTGACAATATACCTATACAAGTCCCCTCAGATCCAAGTGAAGCTGCTCAAACAGGTGAATTAGAAGCAGCAGAAGGACATGACGTGATGACTAGACACAAGGCAAAGAAAATGCCCATGACTCACACTTCATTGACTGCTGAAAAGATAGATGTGGAGCAAAAAAGTGTGAAACAAGCACTTGCTAGTCCCCACTGGTATGAAGCTATGCAAGAGGAAATTGATGCACTAAACAAGAATCAGACTTGGATTCTTGTTTCCAGAACTGCAGACATGAATATTGTTGGCTCAAGATGGGTGTTCAAGACTAAGTTGAAGTCTGATGGCACTATTGATAGATACAAAGCCAGGTTGGTTGCCAAGGGATACTCACAACTTGAAGGCATTGATTTTGAAGAAACATTTAGTCCAGTAGTCAAAGCTACAACTATAAGGGGTGGTTATGTCTGCTGCTATAAGCTTGCACTGGTCTATAAGGCAATTGGATGTTAAGAATGCTTTTTTACATGGATTTCTTCAAGAAGAAGTGTATATGAGTCAGCCACCAGGGTTTATTGATCCATGATATCCAAATCATGTATGTCTCCTCAAGAAGGCATTGTATGAGCTCAAACAAGCACCTAGAGCCTGGTTTGACAGGTTTAGTATTTACTTACTACACCTTGGTTTTCAATGCAGCAAAGCAGACTCATCATTGTTCGTCGTTAAGAATAGAAGAGGTATTATCTTAATTCTTCTATATATGGATGACATTATTATCACTGGAAGCTCAGATGAGTTCATTAGTGATATAATTTCTGGCCTTGCAAAAGAGTTTGCTATGAAAGATCTTGGACCATTACACTTCTTCTTAGGAATTGAAGTACATTATTTCAAAGGAGGGATCCATCTGAGTCAAGGGAAGTATGTTGCAGAATTGCTGAAGAAGACTAATATGGCACTTGCAAAACCAGTTGGCAGACCTTTGGCACAAAAACATGGTCTACAACTAGCAACAGGAAACACAGCTGATGCACCATTGTATATGAGTGTTGTAGGAAGTCTCCAATATCTGTGTCTAACTAGGCCTGATATATCACATGCAGTTAATCTAGTTAGCCAGTTTATGCAGGCTCCAAACACTGAACATTTTTAGGCTGTAAAGAGGATTCTTAGATATGTGAGAGGGACATCAAACTATGGTCTGAGGTTGCTAGCTAGATCACCACTTACATTGTATGGATTCTCAGATGCAGATTGGGGAGGTTGTGCAATAACAAGGAAGTCAACTACAGGTTACTCAATATATCTAAGTGCAAATTGCATCTCTTGGGCCTCTAGAAAGCAGCATACAGTGTCAAGGTCCAGTGCTGAAGCAGAATATAGAGCACTGGCCTCAATAGCAACTGAAATGACTTGGATAATATACATTCTTAATGATATAGGAGTGTACTTGAAATCAGCACCAACACTATTTTGTGACAACATCAGTGCATTATACATGAGAGTAAATCCAGTTTTACATGCTAGAACTAAACATGTGGAAATGGATTATCACTTTGTAAGGGAGAAGGTAGCTAGAGGACAGCTTGTGACACACTTTGTGAGAACTAAAGATCAACTGGCAGATATTCACACTAAGGCATTGACAAAGCAGGAGTTCACAAGATTCAGAAGCAAGCTAGGAGTGTGCATACCACCACCTCACAAGCTTGAGGGGAAGTGTTGTGAGATAGAAGACTCATGCATGGATATGAAGTCTTCCATCTATGAGATAACCTAGTTGACTTACAATAGGTTTTCCTAGCTTAAGTGTACATGCAGTTGCATACATATTAGGAGTATATTTCTGTATTTCCTAGTTGTTTACTGCTTAGGACTCTACAATTACTATGTGTATAAATAGAGCTAATCGTACatgatcaattcatcaataatACTCAACCTTCTCTCATCTCCACGGCTGTGTAATTCTACATTAAGATCATTATTAGTAGTATGAATAGAAAATAGTAATAGCAGGTGTGGTTGAAAGTCTAATGTGATGAATTTGTGAAATGCACATCCCTCAAGAAATTGAGTTGAAACTTGTAATATGATTCGACATTCTCCTCTGCATGCTCCCTGGGACTTTTGTTTTTACTCTCTCTGCTTACTCTGCCGGATATTTttatatacggtaaaaaccgggtatatgttaaaccggtgggaccgaaggccgagggaagaaaggggcaagaacgtgcatgaaggttcccattctgaaccggggaaatgcttggaccggagcaaaggaagggcgtcatttggtccggttcttccatgaccggttgtttgaggccgtatgtccgtttggtcgtggccggtggtccgggagatccgttgcgcggttgccacaCGTCGATGACGTCCTGCAGTgttcaactgtcaatcgtacgggtgtcagaccgtacggtctacctaatccaactcagaactttttctttattctattattttttatgttgtatgaagcccatggggcaacactataaatatgGGGGCATTATCCTCCTTTTAGAGGGTTGGCTTCCACATtaccaagaactcttgtaatagcaaaatatacaaatctcCCTCTTAATATATCAGATTCGATCCATATTTATTGTGCTTAATTCTTACGTTTCCTAAATCAAATGTCGTTTATGTATTAATAGATACTCGAGTACATAGCAAACcattgatcattaatttctcctttatagcatattcatatatttcttctctctatcaaataagtacaagatatagccacatatcctatacctcacttacaattttaattgattatccaaatccggggtaaacagtttggcgcccatcgtggggctaggataatagtggtcttttatcttgatctaTACCTT includes these proteins:
- the LOC132611942 gene encoding WUSCHEL-related homeobox 5-like, whose translation is MEEEMSVRGRGGGGTKCGRWNPTSEQVKLPTHLFRSGLRTPTTDQIQQISSQLSFYGKTQSKNVFYWFQNHKARERQKRHTVFLDEPKEEGLHFSSYQDNNITSTKHFSEISYFIQGAEQLERVKETLQLFPLNSLNESESEKLRFFAEECKENAAFSYNIGTEMDHPTLDLRLNFL
- the LOC132611943 gene encoding uncharacterized mitochondrial protein AtMg00810-like: MDDIIITGSSDEFISDIISGLAKEFAMKDLGPLHFFLGIEVHYFKGGIHLSQGKYVAELLKKTNMALAKPVGRPLAQKHGLQLATGNTADAPLYMSVVGSLQYLCLTRPDISHAVNLAVKRILRYVRGTSNYGLRLLARSPLTLYGFSDADWGGCAITRKSTTGYSIYLSANCISWASRKQHTVSRSSAEAEYRALASIATEMTWIIYILNDIGVYLKSAPTLFCDNISALYMRVNPVLHARTKHVEMDYHFVREKVARGQLVTHFVRTKDQLADIHTKALTKQEFTRFRSKLGVCIPPPHKLEGKCCEIEDSCMDMKSSIYEIT